Proteins from a single region of Bacillota bacterium:
- a CDS encoding adenine nucleotide alpha hydrolase translates to MGGNVYVSWSGGKDCYLALQKAVEREIPVSTLATYVNERGRCMAHGVDTVLLHRQARALGLSLKTVSLREENYDQAFINITSALKEEGITGGVFGDINLLEHRQWIESRCHQQSITPYFPLWGMEETAVIHELLTGGARLLIVALRGDLLDEKWIGQELDEHFLQLCTERGLSPCGENGEYHTFAVGGPLFHEHLHLKKGEILRQNRMLFQEVHAG, encoded by the coding sequence ATGGGCGGAAACGTTTATGTATCCTGGAGCGGCGGGAAGGATTGCTATCTGGCCCTGCAAAAAGCGGTAGAACGGGAGATCCCCGTTTCCACCCTGGCCACCTATGTCAACGAGAGAGGCCGCTGCATGGCGCACGGCGTGGATACCGTATTGTTGCATCGCCAGGCCCGTGCCCTCGGCCTGAGCTTGAAGACAGTTTCTCTTCGCGAAGAAAATTACGATCAGGCTTTTATCAACATAACTTCCGCTTTGAAAGAAGAGGGTATCACGGGAGGTGTCTTCGGCGACATCAATCTGCTGGAACACCGCCAGTGGATAGAAAGCAGATGTCATCAACAATCTATCACCCCTTATTTTCCGCTATGGGGTATGGAAGAAACTGCGGTGATCCATGAACTGCTGACCGGGGGAGCGCGTCTTCTCATCGTGGCCCTGCGCGGCGATCTGCTCGATGAAAAATGGATCGGCCAGGAGCTGGATGAACATTTTCTGCAACTATGTACAGAAAGGGGTCTGTCGCCATGCGGCGAAAATGGCGAGTATCACACCTTTGCGGTCGGCGGCCCTCTCTTCCATGAGCATTTGCATTTAAAAAAGGGTGAAATCCTGAGACAGAACCGCATGCTCTTTCAGGAAGTCCACGCCGGATAA
- a CDS encoding CapA family protein encodes MAVELYPYEEKNLDPYSFVLAFAGDINFDEQWSTMRYYNSVENGIRDCICPELIRIMQDADVMCLNNEFTYSSGGSPLKGKAFTFRAHPTRVDILKELGVDIVSLANNHVYDYGEQSLIDTMATLKEAQIPYFGAGHDLDEAMAPVYFEIQGKIVGYVAASRAEKFKMTPQATEDAPGILRCYDTTLFVKAIQEARKNADHVIAFVHWGTENSHVLEEVQLATGKEYIDAGADIVIGAHPHCLQGMEFHDGKPIVYSLGNFWFNDQTVDTMLLKVHFYGDDNEEFMKLEIVPAIQSNLTTTIVTDPSEKKRIYSFLEDISINVVIDEGGIISEKKEDDPGEILHSGKQFPLSGVDFLKEHAVLSQDFTLF; translated from the coding sequence ATGGCAGTGGAACTGTACCCGTATGAAGAAAAAAACCTCGATCCTTACAGTTTTGTCCTGGCATTTGCCGGCGACATCAATTTTGATGAGCAGTGGAGTACCATGAGGTATTACAATAGCGTTGAAAATGGTATCCGTGATTGCATTTGCCCCGAATTGATACGGATCATGCAAGATGCGGATGTGATGTGCCTCAACAATGAATTCACGTATAGCAGCGGCGGCAGCCCGCTGAAAGGAAAAGCCTTCACATTCAGGGCCCATCCAACCAGGGTTGATATTCTGAAAGAATTGGGCGTGGACATCGTGAGCCTTGCCAACAACCATGTATATGACTACGGGGAACAGTCGTTGATAGATACGATGGCTACCCTGAAAGAGGCGCAGATCCCCTATTTCGGTGCCGGTCATGATCTTGATGAAGCCATGGCGCCGGTTTATTTCGAGATACAGGGCAAGATTGTCGGCTATGTTGCCGCTTCAAGGGCCGAAAAATTCAAGATGACCCCCCAGGCGACGGAAGATGCGCCCGGCATTTTGCGTTGTTACGATACCACACTGTTTGTCAAGGCAATACAGGAGGCCAGGAAGAATGCAGATCACGTCATCGCCTTTGTCCACTGGGGCACGGAAAATAGCCATGTGCTGGAGGAAGTACAGCTTGCTACCGGAAAAGAATATATCGATGCGGGGGCCGATATTGTGATTGGCGCACATCCCCACTGTCTCCAGGGCATGGAGTTCCATGATGGGAAACCGATCGTCTACAGTCTGGGCAACTTCTGGTTCAACGATCAAACTGTGGACACCATGCTATTGAAGGTCCATTTTTACGGTGATGATAACGAGGAATTCATGAAGCTGGAAATCGTGCCCGCGATACAGTCCAACCTTACCACGACCATTGTAACCGATCCATCAGAAAAGAAGCGTATCTATTCATTTCTGGAAGACATCTCCATCAATGTTGTAATCGATGAGGGGGGCATCATTTCAGAAAAGAAAGAGGATGATCCCGGAGAAATCCTGCATTCCGGAAAACAGTTTCCGTTATCCGGCGTGGACTTCCTGAAAGAGCATGCGGTTCTGTCTCAGGATTTCACCCTTTTTTAA